The Natrinema salaciae genome includes a window with the following:
- a CDS encoding HTH domain-containing protein, with the protein MPDTNADSTDPVRIVVYLRADASAAVVDPLRETVTRARRLEDGDGDATVRVETWASVRPVLEKLDDSGPSVSPTVEEFQRWADREGYALRSFERCETTSMVGQRPAVQVRVPTVCVAVYEGEDLQCVAPCSNGDRTYTVAECLTALENGATDPFVTPDDAGRDEPVRDRIDDCLGDRTRIGDED; encoded by the coding sequence ATGCCAGACACGAACGCAGATTCCACCGATCCGGTCCGTATCGTCGTCTACCTCCGAGCCGATGCGTCCGCGGCCGTCGTGGACCCGCTCAGGGAAACCGTCACGCGAGCGCGTCGCCTCGAGGACGGGGATGGAGACGCAACCGTCCGCGTCGAGACGTGGGCGTCGGTGCGGCCCGTCCTCGAGAAACTCGACGATTCCGGACCGTCGGTGTCGCCCACTGTCGAGGAGTTTCAGCGCTGGGCCGACCGCGAGGGGTACGCGCTACGTTCGTTCGAGCGGTGCGAAACCACCTCGATGGTCGGGCAACGGCCCGCCGTCCAGGTTCGAGTGCCGACCGTGTGCGTGGCCGTGTACGAAGGCGAGGATCTCCAGTGCGTCGCACCCTGTTCGAACGGTGACCGCACCTACACCGTCGCGGAGTGTCTCACCGCGCTCGAGAACGGGGCGACGGACCCCTTCGTCACGCCGGACGACGCTGGCCGGGACGAACCGGTGCGAGACCGGATCGACGACTGCCTCGGAGATCGCACCCGGATCGGCGACGAGGACTAG
- a CDS encoding mRNA surveillance protein pelota, which translates to MQIKDREQVEGGRERVTVVPESVDDLWHLQYVLEPGDRVAGDTTRRIQRNDDQMRDTGGEREHMWVAIAVDDVEFHKFANRLRVGGEIVACSREDQLGFHHTLNVEEREELSIEKRFKPDQRARLEEAEEATENPDVAIATVEEGQAHVHTVAQYGTEERATITGTTGKGEYARGRSELFAELATVLKRLEVDAIILAGPGFTKQDAYKYLEENEPDVAEMITMVDTAAVGDRGVHEVLKRGAVADVQEETRIESEAEYIDELTRRMAEGAKAAYGPEQVAQAAEFGAIERLLVLDDRLQKERGPDGEWAISVDEIVRTAEQKGGDVTVFSSEFPPGQQLSNLGGIAALLRYRLE; encoded by the coding sequence ATGCAGATCAAAGACCGGGAGCAGGTCGAGGGCGGCCGCGAACGGGTCACCGTCGTCCCCGAGAGCGTCGACGACCTCTGGCACCTGCAGTACGTCCTCGAGCCCGGCGACCGCGTCGCGGGCGATACGACTCGGCGGATCCAGCGCAACGACGACCAGATGCGGGACACGGGCGGCGAGCGCGAACACATGTGGGTCGCCATCGCCGTCGACGACGTCGAGTTTCACAAATTCGCCAACCGGCTCCGGGTCGGCGGCGAGATCGTCGCCTGCTCGCGCGAGGATCAGCTCGGCTTTCACCACACCCTCAACGTCGAGGAACGCGAGGAGCTATCGATCGAGAAGCGGTTCAAGCCCGACCAGCGGGCCCGACTCGAGGAGGCCGAGGAGGCGACCGAAAACCCCGACGTCGCTATCGCGACCGTCGAGGAGGGGCAAGCCCACGTCCACACGGTCGCTCAGTACGGCACCGAAGAGCGAGCGACGATCACCGGGACGACCGGAAAAGGCGAGTACGCGCGGGGGCGTTCTGAGCTGTTCGCCGAACTCGCGACGGTCCTGAAGCGGCTCGAGGTCGACGCGATCATCCTCGCCGGACCCGGCTTCACCAAACAGGACGCGTACAAGTACCTCGAGGAGAACGAGCCGGACGTCGCCGAGATGATCACGATGGTCGACACGGCGGCTGTCGGCGACCGCGGCGTCCACGAGGTGCTCAAGCGCGGTGCCGTCGCGGACGTCCAGGAGGAGACCCGCATCGAGAGCGAGGCCGAGTATATCGACGAACTCACCCGGAGAATGGCCGAGGGTGCCAAGGCGGCCTACGGCCCCGAACAGGTCGCGCAGGCCGCCGAGTTCGGTGCGATCGAGCGTCTGCTCGTGCTCGACGATCGGTTACAGAAGGAACGCGGACCGGACGGCGAGTGGGCGATCAGCGTCGACGAGATCGTGCGGACGGCCGAACAGAAAGGCGGCGACGTGACGGTCTTCTCGAGCGAGTTCCCGCCCGGCCAGCAGCTCTCGAACCTCGGCGGGATCGCGGCGTTGCTGCGATATCGCCTCGAGTGA
- a CDS encoding TrmB family transcriptional regulator, producing the protein MSGGKAAAVDAFEQLGLTSYEAKVFIALHRLGAGTARDVANVTDVPRSQVYSVAESLEDRGLLEVQQSNPIRYRPVSVDEAREILREQFEREQDRAFEHVETVKNEPVGEETQEDIWTVRGRDRVADRAVDIISQADERIVFGARLPELVTDSIERALTERAAAGVTVIILSRSEAIENRFADHEGIVLSHPPDHRADDQRSGRIVVADNDSILLSVLGGERSETAIWSSGSVFASVLIQLIEAGEELPPE; encoded by the coding sequence GTGAGCGGCGGCAAGGCCGCGGCCGTCGACGCCTTCGAGCAGCTCGGGCTCACCAGCTACGAGGCCAAGGTGTTCATCGCGCTCCACCGTCTGGGTGCCGGGACGGCCAGAGACGTCGCCAACGTCACGGACGTCCCGCGCTCGCAGGTGTACAGCGTCGCCGAGAGCCTCGAGGATCGCGGGCTACTCGAGGTCCAGCAGTCGAATCCGATCCGGTACCGGCCGGTCAGCGTCGACGAGGCGCGAGAGATCCTTCGGGAGCAGTTCGAGCGCGAACAGGACCGCGCGTTCGAACACGTCGAAACGGTCAAGAACGAGCCGGTCGGGGAGGAGACACAGGAGGACATCTGGACGGTTCGCGGCCGTGATCGCGTCGCGGATCGAGCGGTCGACATCATCTCGCAGGCCGACGAACGGATCGTCTTCGGCGCCCGCCTCCCGGAACTCGTCACCGACTCGATCGAACGGGCCCTCACCGAGCGCGCCGCGGCCGGCGTCACGGTGATCATCCTCAGCAGGTCGGAAGCGATCGAAAACCGGTTCGCCGACCACGAGGGCATCGTCCTCAGCCACCCACCGGACCACCGGGCCGACGATCAGCGATCGGGCCGAATCGTCGTCGCCGACAACGACAGCATCCTGCTGAGCGTTCTCGGTGGCGAGCGGTCCGAGACCGCGATCTGGAGTTCGGGGTCGGTGTTCGCGTCCGTCCTGATCCAGCTCATCGAAGCGGGCGAAGAGTTGCCGCCGGAGTAA
- a CDS encoding efflux RND transporter permease subunit, which translates to MSVPDRLADIVTTHTRIVLVVLLLTTALVGAGMPMVDDDSSLDQFESESDEAKAIERIDENFTSQQRENTTSIQLIARGDNVLTKDSLVSSLEFQQELRANESINSTLVENRSITGVENVVAITAIKNEEAAELNETSARLETGLDETIGLQRQYEQLNESYENGAIDDTEYQARSSELEAQFDATVENATAGLDENQTAQYESAVQQARAIESQRYAIRSQSENPEENPEYQQLGEQLEGVYRAGTAGVLEAEYAALQSETQPPLDEQLATLENMSDAEYERILEETLSSDGSDDNAAIALMPSSYEPGSTEAETRMTLVVQSTASDGTGGMGGSAVSERITDSQLHISDLAQNQEQDYVTFGAGIITDEIDRSMGDSLAIVGPLALLFVVIALLVAYRDLLDIVLGVAGIIAVLVWTFGFMGWADIAFNQMFVAVPVLLIGLSIDYAIHVFMRHREQREADGTGGTVRGSMTIALAGVGAALVWVTATTVIGFLSNLVSPIGPIREFGVVSSVGIVAALIVFGALIPAAKIEIDEFLESRGIDRRKRAFGTGDGRFSDVLTVGSTAARRIPIVVILLVALLTAGGAYGATQVDTSFQEEDFLAESPPAWTDRLPGGMAPGEYHAKDNLEFVNDNFQRQDRQAQILAEGNVDDDEFLEAVDTARNDTANSGVAHTLATGDTDVQDPLSTMEQVAAQNESFNESFTAADTDGDGVPDENVSALYDQLFEIDDESASQVLHRTDGGEYESARLVISVDGGVTASETTSELRTIASDLEANGDGDWSTIATGDPIVSHIVEQDLLDTVLESLVITLVAVFLFLTAAYRLTGNSATLGAVTLLPVAFSVSWILGTMYLIGMPFNVLTGMITSLTVGLGVAYSIHVSARYTLELERQGNVWSALRTTVTGTGGALLGSAATTVGGFGTLAFAILPALRQFGIITGLTITYAFLASVVVLPTLLVLWTRYFGPDVSFDASDDRLAATAASDGGTELDRGGDE; encoded by the coding sequence ATGAGCGTACCCGATCGGCTCGCGGACATCGTCACCACGCACACACGGATCGTACTCGTGGTCCTCCTGCTCACGACGGCGCTCGTCGGGGCCGGGATGCCGATGGTCGACGACGACTCCTCGCTCGACCAGTTCGAGAGCGAATCCGACGAGGCGAAAGCGATCGAGCGAATCGACGAGAACTTCACGAGTCAGCAACGGGAGAACACGACCAGCATCCAGCTGATCGCGCGCGGCGATAACGTCCTGACGAAAGACTCCCTGGTTTCGTCGCTCGAGTTCCAGCAGGAACTCCGGGCGAACGAGTCGATCAATTCGACGCTCGTCGAGAACCGGTCGATCACCGGCGTCGAGAACGTCGTCGCGATTACGGCGATCAAAAACGAGGAGGCCGCCGAACTGAACGAGACGAGCGCACGACTCGAAACCGGACTCGACGAGACGATCGGCCTCCAGCGCCAGTACGAGCAGTTGAACGAGTCCTACGAGAACGGCGCGATCGACGACACCGAGTATCAGGCGCGCTCGAGCGAACTCGAGGCGCAGTTCGACGCCACCGTCGAGAACGCGACGGCGGGACTCGACGAGAACCAGACGGCGCAGTACGAGTCGGCCGTTCAGCAGGCCCGAGCGATCGAATCGCAGCGCTACGCGATCCGCTCACAAAGCGAGAACCCGGAGGAAAACCCCGAGTACCAGCAGCTCGGCGAGCAACTCGAGGGCGTCTATCGGGCCGGAACGGCCGGCGTGCTCGAGGCGGAGTACGCGGCGCTGCAGAGCGAGACCCAGCCGCCGCTCGACGAGCAGCTCGCGACCCTCGAGAACATGAGCGACGCGGAGTACGAGCGGATTCTCGAGGAGACGCTCTCCTCGGACGGATCGGACGACAACGCCGCGATCGCGTTGATGCCCTCGTCCTACGAGCCGGGTAGCACCGAAGCCGAAACGCGGATGACCTTGGTGGTCCAGTCGACGGCCAGCGACGGGACCGGCGGGATGGGCGGCAGTGCGGTCAGCGAGCGAATCACCGACAGTCAGCTCCACATCAGCGACCTGGCACAGAATCAGGAGCAGGACTACGTCACCTTCGGCGCCGGCATCATCACCGACGAGATCGACCGCTCGATGGGCGACAGCCTCGCCATCGTCGGCCCGCTGGCGCTGCTGTTCGTCGTCATCGCGCTCCTGGTCGCGTACCGCGACCTGCTCGATATCGTCCTCGGGGTCGCCGGGATCATCGCCGTCCTCGTCTGGACGTTCGGCTTCATGGGGTGGGCGGACATCGCCTTCAACCAGATGTTCGTCGCGGTGCCCGTCCTCCTGATCGGCCTGTCGATCGATTACGCGATTCACGTCTTCATGCGTCACCGCGAGCAGCGGGAAGCCGACGGCACCGGCGGCACCGTCCGCGGCTCGATGACGATCGCGCTGGCGGGCGTGGGCGCCGCCCTCGTCTGGGTGACGGCCACGACCGTCATCGGCTTCCTCTCGAATCTCGTCAGTCCGATCGGTCCCATTCGGGAGTTCGGCGTCGTCAGTTCCGTCGGGATCGTCGCCGCGCTGATCGTCTTCGGCGCGCTGATCCCGGCCGCCAAGATCGAGATCGACGAGTTCCTCGAGTCTCGCGGCATCGATCGGCGCAAACGCGCGTTCGGGACCGGCGACGGCCGCTTCAGCGACGTCCTGACGGTCGGCTCGACCGCCGCTCGCCGGATCCCGATCGTCGTCATCCTCCTCGTCGCGTTGCTTACCGCGGGCGGCGCGTACGGCGCGACCCAGGTCGACACCAGCTTCCAGGAGGAGGACTTCCTCGCGGAGAGTCCCCCCGCGTGGACGGACCGCCTCCCCGGCGGGATGGCACCCGGTGAGTACCACGCCAAGGACAACCTCGAGTTCGTCAACGACAACTTCCAGCGCCAGGACCGGCAGGCACAGATCCTCGCCGAGGGCAACGTCGACGACGACGAGTTCCTCGAGGCGGTCGACACCGCGCGGAACGATACCGCGAACAGCGGCGTCGCCCACACGCTCGCGACCGGCGACACCGACGTGCAGGACCCGCTCTCGACGATGGAACAGGTCGCCGCACAGAACGAGTCGTTCAACGAGTCGTTCACCGCGGCGGACACCGACGGCGACGGCGTCCCCGACGAGAACGTCTCGGCGCTGTACGACCAGCTCTTCGAGATCGACGATGAGAGCGCGAGCCAGGTCCTCCACCGGACCGACGGCGGGGAGTACGAGTCGGCACGGCTCGTCATCTCCGTGGACGGCGGTGTGACCGCCAGCGAGACGACCAGCGAGCTGCGGACGATCGCCAGCGATCTCGAGGCGAACGGCGACGGTGACTGGAGCACGATCGCCACCGGCGATCCGATCGTCAGCCACATCGTCGAACAGGACCTGCTGGACACCGTCCTCGAGAGTCTCGTGATCACGCTCGTGGCGGTGTTCCTGTTCCTCACCGCGGCGTACCGGCTGACGGGGAACAGCGCGACGCTGGGTGCCGTCACCCTGCTGCCGGTCGCGTTCTCCGTCAGCTGGATTCTGGGGACGATGTACCTCATCGGCATGCCGTTCAACGTGTTGACGGGGATGATCACGAGCCTCACCGTCGGGCTCGGCGTCGCCTACAGCATCCACGTCAGCGCCCGGTACACGCTCGAGCTAGAGCGACAGGGTAACGTCTGGTCGGCGCTGCGAACGACCGTCACCGGCACCGGTGGCGCACTGCTCGGCAGTGCGGCGACGACCGTCGGCGGGTTCGGAACGCTCGCCTTCGCCATCCTCCCCGCACTCCGGCAGTTCGGGATCATCACCGGGCTGACGATCACGTACGCGTTCCTGGCGAGCGTCGTCGTCCTGCCGACGCTGCTGGTCCTGTGGACGCGGTACTTCGGGCCGGACGTCTCGTTCGACGCGTCGGACGACCGGCTTGCAGCGACCGCCGCGAGCGACGGCGGGACCGAACTCGATCGAGGTGGCGACGAGTGA
- a CDS encoding MBL fold metallo-hydrolase codes for MRVTFLGTGSAMPTGERFQAGILVQDDGRTLLLDCGAGALQRLQQSGVGYETVSTVLLTHHHLDHVTDLLPLMKARWLAGEDHLEVVGPQGTKRLVDDLLDVYEYMQGKLDLQVREVVAGEFSVAGFDVSAYETRHSVPCLAYRFDDRFTFSGDSEAFAGLANFAEGSAILAHDCSFPDDVDVSNHPTPDTLGRALADREIGRVYLTHLYPHTEGRHDEMLESIAAHYDGDVRFADDLKTVSIE; via the coding sequence ATGCGTGTCACCTTTCTCGGCACGGGCAGCGCAATGCCCACCGGCGAACGCTTTCAGGCGGGAATTCTGGTTCAGGACGACGGTCGGACGCTGTTGCTCGACTGCGGTGCCGGCGCGCTCCAGCGGCTCCAGCAGTCCGGCGTCGGCTACGAGACCGTCTCGACCGTCCTCCTGACGCACCATCACCTCGATCACGTCACCGATCTGCTGCCGCTGATGAAGGCCCGCTGGCTCGCCGGCGAGGACCACCTCGAGGTCGTCGGCCCGCAGGGAACCAAGCGGCTGGTCGACGACCTCCTCGACGTCTACGAGTACATGCAGGGAAAACTCGATCTCCAGGTTCGAGAGGTGGTCGCCGGCGAGTTCTCCGTCGCGGGGTTCGACGTCTCGGCCTACGAGACCCGACACTCGGTGCCGTGTCTGGCCTATCGGTTCGACGACCGCTTTACCTTCAGCGGCGACAGCGAGGCCTTCGCGGGGCTGGCGAACTTCGCCGAGGGGTCGGCGATCCTCGCTCACGACTGCTCGTTCCCGGACGACGTCGATGTCTCGAACCATCCGACGCCCGATACCCTCGGCCGGGCGCTGGCCGATCGAGAGATCGGTCGCGTCTACCTGACCCACCTCTATCCCCACACCGAGGGGCGGCACGACGAGATGCTCGAGTCGATCGCCGCCCACTACGACGGCGACGTCCGGTTCGCCGACGATCTCAAGACCGTTTCGATCGAGTAG
- a CDS encoding Nmad3 family putative nucleotide modification protein, which produces MTVVLAGVGADTTNLGALAPLYDDGRFEYVPIPEKTRETSESETLGSWQLRARDATAADLTTRITPQPIHDGAETVAGDALESWPLHRDPNFAALTYGEHRTSGYVSRLRALESGDVVGFYAGLRRPGGDRAHRYLIGYFTVDDVVVVGPDTPPAEREAILDAHPANAHAKRARDGDLYLEKRVVIVDGREPGGLFRRNPIRLSDYYVAAGNDRPQYYLRDELESAWNVRAGGANMMFKPAYRCDLSGAAFRELVGTPGSRSAVSGSDAD; this is translated from the coding sequence ATGACTGTCGTTCTCGCCGGCGTCGGCGCTGATACCACGAACCTCGGCGCGCTGGCTCCCCTGTACGACGACGGCCGCTTCGAGTACGTTCCGATCCCGGAGAAAACCCGCGAGACGTCCGAGTCCGAGACGCTCGGATCGTGGCAGTTGCGGGCCCGCGACGCGACCGCAGCGGATCTGACGACCCGCATCACGCCCCAACCGATCCACGACGGGGCCGAAACCGTCGCCGGCGACGCCCTCGAGTCGTGGCCGCTCCACCGCGACCCCAACTTCGCGGCGCTCACTTACGGCGAACACCGGACCAGCGGCTACGTCTCGCGGCTGCGCGCGCTCGAGTCGGGCGACGTCGTCGGCTTCTACGCCGGCCTGCGCCGGCCCGGCGGGGACCGCGCCCACCGCTATCTGATCGGCTACTTCACCGTCGACGACGTCGTCGTCGTCGGCCCCGACACGCCGCCCGCCGAGCGCGAGGCGATTCTCGACGCGCATCCGGCGAACGCGCACGCGAAACGCGCCCGCGACGGCGACCTCTACCTCGAGAAACGAGTCGTGATCGTCGACGGCCGCGAGCCCGGTGGTCTCTTCCGGCGAAACCCGATTCGGCTCAGCGACTATTACGTCGCGGCAGGCAACGATCGACCGCAGTACTACCTGCGCGACGAACTCGAATCGGCGTGGAACGTACGCGCCGGCGGCGCGAACATGATGTTCAAGCCGGCCTACCGGTGTGACCTGTCCGGGGCCGCGTTTCGGGAACTCGTCGGGACTCCCGGTTCGCGGTCGGCCGTCAGCGGAAGCGACGCGGACTGA
- a CDS encoding DUF7344 domain-containing protein: MTQSRLESLEVDAVCTILSDATRRSIVCYLREVESATARELAGQLASSDGHGADDAGHDSRRTALVELVHVHLPRLAEHDIVEYDDPAEEVTLGSNVDEVEAFVEPSEGTAAE; this comes from the coding sequence ATGACACAGTCTCGCTTGGAGTCCCTCGAGGTAGACGCCGTCTGCACGATTCTCTCGGACGCGACGCGACGATCCATCGTGTGCTACCTCCGAGAGGTCGAGTCGGCGACCGCACGCGAACTTGCGGGGCAGCTCGCATCGTCGGACGGTCACGGAGCCGATGACGCCGGCCACGACTCCCGGCGCACCGCGCTCGTCGAACTGGTCCACGTCCACCTCCCGCGACTCGCCGAACACGACATCGTCGAGTACGACGATCCCGCCGAGGAAGTGACGCTGGGCTCGAACGTCGACGAGGTCGAGGCGTTCGTCGAGCCGTCCGAGGGGACTGCGGCCGAGTGA
- a CDS encoding sensor histidine kinase — MIERSVVARSPAAIAATYAVIGTLWILGSDLLIYALVENLGLAISVQVVKGWVFVLGSSVLLYGLVSFRQRDLERTNERLDRALQQTSILQRIIRHNLRNTCNIIRGNADLLADDLPDDDGTAHRLETIRTETDRLVELSEKTHLLRDVVLGESSGTQRVNLSQLLELRAEQARNRYPDATIRTDVPDGVVRETDPRLETAIDELLENAVEHNDVAEPAVDVAMDADGADGVTICVSDTGPGLPEIERTVFQEGIETPMAHSEGVGLWVTQTILLKAGGTFTIEDNEPRGTTVRLVIP; from the coding sequence GTGATTGAGAGATCGGTGGTCGCTCGATCACCGGCTGCCATCGCCGCGACCTACGCGGTAATCGGCACGCTCTGGATCCTCGGTTCGGATCTCCTCATCTACGCGCTCGTCGAAAACCTGGGGCTGGCGATCTCGGTACAGGTGGTCAAAGGCTGGGTGTTCGTCCTCGGTTCGTCGGTCCTCCTCTACGGACTGGTCTCTTTCAGGCAACGGGATCTCGAGCGAACGAACGAACGGCTCGATCGGGCGCTCCAGCAGACGAGCATCCTCCAGCGGATCATCCGGCACAACCTCCGAAACACCTGCAATATCATCCGGGGAAACGCCGACCTGCTGGCCGACGATCTCCCCGACGACGACGGGACCGCCCATCGCCTCGAGACGATTCGGACCGAGACCGACCGCCTCGTCGAACTGAGCGAGAAGACCCACTTGCTCCGGGACGTCGTCCTCGGCGAGTCGAGCGGGACCCAACGGGTCAACCTCTCGCAGCTTCTCGAGTTGCGGGCCGAGCAGGCTCGGAACCGGTACCCCGACGCGACGATTCGAACCGACGTTCCCGACGGCGTCGTCCGCGAAACCGATCCGCGCCTCGAGACGGCGATCGACGAACTCCTCGAGAACGCGGTGGAGCACAACGACGTCGCCGAACCGGCGGTCGACGTGGCGATGGACGCAGACGGAGCCGACGGCGTCACGATTTGTGTGAGCGACACCGGCCCGGGCCTGCCCGAGATCGAGCGAACCGTCTTTCAGGAGGGGATCGAAACGCCGATGGCGCACTCGGAGGGCGTCGGGCTCTGGGTGACACAGACGATTCTGCTGAAAGCCGGGGGGACGTTCACGATCGAGGACAACGAGCCGCGAGGGACGACGGTCCGGCTCGTGATTCCGTAG
- a CDS encoding acyltransferase produces the protein MTGSDDTTPRHDRVERHPTPGPRNSLAHWTTARHPLRVAINYVVVWLVRISPSLRLKRWLLRRIGVTVGDGVSWGLEATPDVFWPDLITVRADAIVGYDATILCHEFLQDEYRTGEVVVGERAMIGAGAIILPGVEIGEDARIAANSLVTRDVPPDTTVAGVPARSMSDDSDGDGNGNEPAAA, from the coding sequence GTGACGGGTTCCGACGACACGACGCCGCGACACGACCGCGTCGAGCGCCACCCGACCCCCGGACCGCGAAACTCGCTGGCCCACTGGACCACCGCTCGCCACCCGCTCCGGGTCGCGATCAACTACGTCGTCGTCTGGCTGGTCCGAATCTCGCCCAGCCTCCGACTCAAGCGCTGGCTCCTCCGGCGCATCGGCGTCACGGTCGGCGACGGCGTCTCCTGGGGGCTCGAGGCGACGCCGGACGTCTTCTGGCCCGACCTGATCACGGTGCGAGCGGACGCGATCGTCGGCTACGACGCGACGATTCTCTGTCACGAATTCCTGCAGGACGAGTACCGAACGGGCGAGGTCGTCGTCGGCGAGCGCGCGATGATCGGGGCCGGTGCGATTATTCTCCCCGGCGTCGAGATCGGCGAGGACGCGCGCATCGCGGCGAACTCGCTCGTTACCCGCGACGTCCCGCCGGACACGACCGTTGCGGGCGTGCCGGCGCGATCGATGAGCGACGACAGCGACGGGGACGGGAACGGGAACGAACCCGCCGCCGCGTAG
- a CDS encoding NAD(P)/FAD-dependent oxidoreductase produces MTENVVVLGAGYAGTGAIKKLQSELGGNARLTWIADVDYHLVLHESHRVIRDPNVRSDITFPVEQIADPSTRFIQGEVTGLDTDEQVVELADTDDVEYDYVLVGLGSQTAYYGIPGLEEHSLTLKSLDDALEIHEAVNAASQEATRGDPAQVVIGGAGLSGIQTAGEIAEFRDSHRAPIEIHLVEALEEIFPGNDPEIQQALRDLLEEAGVQIHTDDPITEATAEQIEFDEGEPLDHDVLVWTGGITGRDAMDDADLEKEHNRINTGANFQTSDERVFAIGDSAIIDQGDQPAPPTAQAAWQAADVVGENIARAIENRPLQTWEHEDKGTVVSVGEEAVAHDVKPAFGISLPVDTFGGFPAQNLKKMIAARWIADITSWNEARKSWPSL; encoded by the coding sequence ATGACTGAGAACGTCGTCGTGCTCGGTGCCGGGTATGCCGGAACCGGTGCGATCAAAAAGCTCCAGTCGGAGCTCGGGGGCAACGCGCGGCTAACGTGGATCGCTGACGTCGACTATCACCTCGTCCTCCACGAATCCCACCGCGTGATCCGAGATCCGAACGTTCGATCGGACATCACGTTCCCGGTCGAGCAGATCGCGGACCCGTCGACCCGATTCATCCAGGGCGAGGTCACCGGCCTCGATACCGACGAGCAGGTCGTCGAACTCGCCGACACGGACGACGTCGAATACGACTACGTCCTCGTCGGACTCGGCAGTCAGACCGCCTACTACGGCATCCCCGGTCTCGAGGAACACTCGCTGACCCTGAAGAGCCTCGACGACGCGCTCGAGATCCACGAGGCGGTCAACGCGGCCAGCCAGGAGGCGACCCGCGGGGACCCCGCACAGGTCGTGATCGGCGGTGCCGGCCTCTCCGGAATCCAGACCGCCGGCGAGATCGCGGAGTTCCGCGACAGCCACCGCGCGCCCATCGAGATCCACCTCGTCGAAGCGCTCGAGGAGATCTTCCCCGGCAACGACCCCGAAATTCAGCAGGCGCTGCGCGATCTGCTCGAGGAGGCCGGCGTCCAGATCCACACGGACGACCCGATCACCGAAGCCACCGCGGAGCAGATCGAGTTCGACGAGGGCGAGCCCCTCGATCACGACGTTCTCGTCTGGACCGGCGGGATCACCGGCCGCGACGCGATGGACGACGCCGACCTCGAGAAGGAACACAACCGCATCAACACGGGTGCGAACTTCCAGACCTCCGACGAGCGCGTGTTCGCGATCGGCGACTCCGCGATCATCGACCAGGGGGATCAGCCCGCACCGCCGACGGCACAGGCCGCCTGGCAGGCCGCGGACGTGGTCGGCGAGAACATCGCTCGCGCGATCGAGAACCGCCCGCTGCAGACCTGGGAGCACGAGGACAAGGGGACCGTCGTCTCCGTCGGCGAGGAGGCCGTCGCCCACGACGTCAAACCCGCGTTCGGCATCTCGCTCCCGGTCGACACCTTCGGCGGCTTCCCGGCCCAGAACCTGAAGAAGATGATCGCCGCCCGCTGGATCGCCGACATCACCTCCTGGAACGAGGCCCGCAAGTCCTGGCCGTCGCTGTAG